The DNA region GCGGCGAGCTGCCGCTCGAGCGGAAGGTCGCCGCTGCCGGGCTCGTTGCGGCCCGGGGCGTCGGCGATCTGGACGTGCGCGATCCGTGCGGCGTACGCAGCGATCACCGCGTCGACGTCATCGCCGTTCACGGCGAGGTGGTAGAGGTCGGCGAGCAGGCCGACGTTGGGCTCGCCGGCTCGGTCGATCGCGGCCACCGCGTCGGCGGCGGTGAGCAGCGGATAGCGGTCGGCGCCGCTGACCGGCTCGACCAGCACGGTGCCGCCGATGCGGGCCGCGGCCCGGGCGGCCAGCGCGAGGTTCTCGGCGCCGAGCTCGTCCTGCGCCTCGGGGTCGGTGCCCTCGATGCGGTTGCCGTAGAGCGCGTTGAACGCGGTGCAGCCGAGGCGCTCGCCGATGCCGATGGTGACGTCGATGTTGTCGCGGAACTCCGCCGACCGGGCCGGCCACGAGACCAGACCGCGGTCACCGGCGGGCATGTCGCCGGCGAAGAAGTTGAGGCCGACCAGGTGCACCCCGGCGTCCTGCACGGCGGCGACGAAGGCGTCCACGTCATTGTCGGACGGCACGGCCTCGGCGAACGGCCACCAGAACTCCACCGCGTCGAAGCCGGCGGCCTTCACCGCCGCGGGGCGCTCGAGGAGCGGGAGCTCGGTGAACAGGATCGAGCAGTTCACCTCGTAGCGGAGCTGGTGGGACATTCTCACCATTCCTTCCGTAATGCGGAATTTGATTTCTGACATTCGAAATATAAGGATGTGAGCGGAGTCACGTCAACCCTGGCCGGTTCCCGGGCCGCAAACTGATGAAGAAACGACAACGGGCCTCGCACGCACGTACGCAGGCGTTGTACGTTCCTCCAAGACGCGGCTTCGGACCGGCGGACCGTGGAGGCACCCGTGCTACTTGCAGAGCTGTTGGAGACGCCCAGCCTGGGGCTGCGGCTCCTGCACGCGCCCGAGGGCTCGCTGGAGCGTCCGGTGGGCCGCACGATCACGATCGACCTGCTCGAGCCCGGCCGCTATCTGAACGGCGGCGAGCTCGTCCTGACCGGCCTCGTCTGGCGTCGCCAGCCCGACGACAGCGAGACCTTCGTGTCCTCGATCGCCGACGGCGGCGCGACCTGCCTGCTGGCCGGCGCCGCGCTCCTCGGCGCGGTGCCCGACGATCTCGTCGAGGCCTGCCGCCGTCACCAGGTCGCCCTGGTCGAGGTCCCCGGAGACGTGGCGTTCGCCGACGTGACCGAGTACGTCGCGGCCGCCGGCGCCGCCGGCGAGAGCGCCCGGATGTCGGCCAGCCTGGCCCGCCAGCGCCAGCTCCTCTCCGCCATCGCCTCGGGCCGCAGCCTCGACGAGCTGGCCGCCCGGGTGGCCTCCGAGATCGGCCATGCGTGCCGGGTGCTCACTGCGAGCGGCCGACATGTCGTCCCCGGCCCGGGCGAGCTCGATCCCGAGACCGTCGACGCGCTCACCCGCCGCTTCCTGACCGCCGACCTGCTGCCGGCCGTGGCCGAGGTGGGTGATCGCAGCTACTCCCTGTTCCCGGTCGGATCGGGCCTGGCCGACCGCGTCACCGGCTGGACCGTGGTGGTCGAGGGCGACCACACCACCTGGCCACGGGAGGACCTCGACATGGTCCACGAGTTCGGGGCCATCACCGCCCTGGACCGCTCCCGGCGCGACGAGGGATTCCGCGTCCGGCGGCCCCTCGCGGCCGCGACCCTCGCCCACCTCGAGGCCGGTGCCACACCTGCCGAGATCGCGGCCGGGCTGCGCCAGTCCGGGATCGACCCCAAGCGTCCACTCGTTCTCGCCGTCGCCGAGCTCGGGCCGGGCGGTCCGCCCGACGCGGTGGCCGCGGTGCTCGAGGACGTGGCCCTCGGCCTCGGACCATCCGTCGTCGCGAGCGCCCGCGACGGCTGCGCGGTCGCCTTCCTCCCCGCCCGCCCGGACCTCACCGACCAGCTGCGCCGCTCGCTCACCCGGCTGGGGCCGGCGCTGGTCCGCGGGTCCCTGTCGGTGGGACTGAGCGGCGAGAGCGGGATCGAGGCACTCGCCGGCGCGCTCGAGGAGGCCCGGTTCGCGCACCGGGTCGCCCGCTCCGGCGGTGGCGCAGTGGCGCTGTCCAGCTCGGAGGAGGTCACCTCCCACGTCCTGCTGCTCGCCACCGTCCCCGACGACATCCGCCGCACCTACGCCCAGCGCGTCCTCGGCCCCGTCCTCGAGCACGACCAGCGCACCGGGAGCGATCTGGTGCCGACGCTCGAGCGGTTCCTGACGTACGCCGGGTCGTGGACGCGCACCGCGGAGTCGCTCCATCTCCACGTCAACAGCGTGCGCTACCGGATCTCCCGGGTCGAGGAGCTGACCGGCCGTGACCTGACCACGATGGAGGACCGCGTCGACGTGTTTCTGGCCCTCAGATCGCTGTGACCTATCTGATCGAAACGCGCGCTGGCCGGCCGGCGGTGTAACACGTCGTTCGTAGTACTACTCGCCCTATTGGAACGACCGGATAGTGCTACGAACAGCGTGTTACACGCATCCCGGCGCGGAGATTCACGCCGCAGAAACGGCTACGAAACCAGCCGCGCGCCATTCTGGAGCATCACACAAAGGCCACATCCGCACCGACCCCATCTTCGGATGATCGGCGGGTGCCGCTCGGGGCCCCGAGAGACCAGGCTGTGGGGTAAGTCACAGCTCACCTGCCCACCGAGGGCGCCCCCGAGAAAGGTGTGAGGATGAACGCGAGAGCAGTCCTGAGGTCGATACGGCCCCAGAAGAAGGACGGTGGCCGCCCCATTCACCCCGTCGACGAGGTGCTCCCGGCGGGCAAGCTCGCCGTCTACGGCCTCCAGCACGTGCTCGCGTTCTACGCCGGGGCGGTGATCGTCCCGATCCTGCTCGCCAACTCGATCGGGTTGAGTCAGCAGGAGCTGATCCACCTGATCAACGCCGACCTGTTCACCTGCGGCATCGCCTCGATCATCCAGTCGGTCGGCTTCTGGAAGGTCGGCGTACGTCTCCCGCTGCTGCAGGGCGTCACCTTCACCGCCGTCTCGCCCATGATCGCGATCGGGATGGCGGCCGGCGGTGGCACCGACGGCCTGCTGGTCATCTACGGTGCGGTGATCGTCGCCGGTCTGGCGACCTTCTTCATCGCCCCCTACTTCAGCCGGCTGATCCGGTTCTTCCCGCCGGTCGTGACCGGCTCGGTGATCACCATCATCGGCATCGCGCTGCTGCCGGTCGCTGCCGCGGACGCGACCGGCGGCGCCGGCCCGACCTCGGACCCCACGAGCGGCCGCAACCTGGCGTACGCCTTGGGCACCCTGGCCCTGATCGTGGTCATCCAGCGCGTCTTCAAGGGCTTCATGGCCACCGTCGCCGTGCTCGTCGGTCTCGTCGTCGGCACCCTCGTCGCGTGGGCTCTCGGGGACGCCCACTTCGACGCGGTCGCCGGCTCCGACTGGGTCGGCGTCACCACGCCGTTCCACTTCGGCTGGCCACAGTTCTCCGCCGCCGCGATCGTGTCCATGATCGTGGTCATGCTGATCACCGCCGTCGAAACCACCGGTGACGTCTTTGCCACCGGCGAGATCGTGGAGAAGCGGATCGGCCGCACCGACATCGCCCGGGCCCTGCGCGCCGACGGCCTGGCCACCACGATCGGCGGCGTCTTCAACTCCTTCCCCTACACGTGCTTCGCCGAGAACGTCGGCCTCGTCCGGCTGACCCGGGTCAAGAGCCGCTGGGTCGTCGCCGCGGCCGGCCTGATCATGGTGCTGATCGGGCTGCTGCCGAAGGTCGGCGCGATCGTCGCCGGTATCCCCCACCCGGTCCTGGGCGGCGCCGCCCTGGCGATGTTCGCCACCGTCGCGGTCGTCGGCTTCCAGACCCTCAGCAAGGTCGACTTCCACGACCACCGCAACGTGGTGATCGTGGCGACCAGCGTCGGCCTGGCCATGTACGTCACCGCGCAGCCCGAGGTCGCCCAGGCCGTCCCGGGGTGGGCCGAGATCATCTTCGGCAGCGGCATCACCCTCGGCAGCCTCACCGCGATCCTGCTCAACATCCTGTTCCACCACGTCGGCCCGGACTACGGCCCCGCCGTCGCCGGTCAGCCGGGTGAGGGCGTCCGGCTCGACCAGGTCAACCAGATGGGACGTACGGAGTTCGTGGAGACGTTCGACGGTCTCTTCCAGGGACCGCGGTGGATGGTGGAGCGGGCCTGGGAGCAGCGGCCGTTCACCGACACCCACGCGCTGCGCCGCGCCTTCCAGGACGCCCTCTTCAGCGGCTCGGCCGAGGAGCAGCGCGAGCTGATCGAGGCCTACCCCGAGCTCGGTTCGAAGCTGGTCTCGGAGGGGATGGTCGGTGAGGAGTCGCTGCGCGACCAGTCCTCGAGGGGCCTGACCCACCTGGCCGAACCGGACCAGGAGGCGCTGACCTCCCTCACCGAGGCCTACCACGAGCGGTTCGGCTTCCCGCTGGTCATCTCCGTACGCGACTCCGACTCGCTCGACCGGATCCTCGCCGAGGGCCGCGAGCGGCTCGGCAACTGCGAACGCCAGGAGCACGCCGCCGCGCTGATCGAGATCGCCAAGATCGCCGGCCACCGCTTCGACGACTTCCTGCGCGATGCCAACCCCATCCACAGCGCCCGCACCCGCAACCCGATCCGGAGTCAACGATGAGCACACCCAGCGCCCCCAGTGTCACCGTCAACGGGGACCAGGTACCCCTGACCGGGGTCGCCACGCACACCACCGCCCTCGACTGGCTGCGCAACCGCGGTCTGACCGGTGCCAAGGAGGGCTGCGCCGAGGGCGAGTGCGGCGCCTGCTCGGTGCTGGTCGCCCGGCCCGGCACCACCTCGCCGACCGAGTGGACCTCGGTCAACGCCTGCCTCGTCCCGGTCGCCGCGCTCGACGGCCAGGAGGTGGTGACCAGCGAGGGTCTCGGTTCCAGCGACGACCTGCACCCGGTCCAGCAGGAGCTCGCCGTACGCGGCGGGTCCCAGTGCGGCTACTGCACGCCGGGCTTCGTCTGCAGCCTCGCCGCGGAGTACTACCGCCCGAACCGTGAGCCGGCACCCGAGACCGACGGCGCCGCCGCGGCCTGCGACCACGAGCACGGCCCGAACGGCGTCGACCTGCACGCACTGAGCGGCAACCTGTGCCGCTGCACCGGCTATCGGCCGATCCGCGACGCCGCCTACGCCCTCGGCGCGCCCGACGCCGACGACGCGTTCGCGGCGCGTCAGCAGCAGCCCCCGCCCGAGCCGCGACCGACCCGGATCGCGGTCGACGGGGCCGAGTTCGTACGCCCGAAGACGCTGACCGAGGCGCTCGACGTGATCACCGAGTGGCCGGAGGCGCAGGTCGTCGCCGGCTCGACCGACTG from Nocardioides luteus includes:
- a CDS encoding hydroxypyruvate isomerase family protein, coding for MSHQLRYEVNCSILFTELPLLERPAAVKAAGFDAVEFWWPFAEAVPSDNDVDAFVAAVQDAGVHLVGLNFFAGDMPAGDRGLVSWPARSAEFRDNIDVTIGIGERLGCTAFNALYGNRIEGTDPEAQDELGAENLALAARAAARIGGTVLVEPVSGADRYPLLTAADAVAAIDRAGEPNVGLLADLYHLAVNGDDVDAVIAAYAARIAHVQIADAPGRNEPGSGDLPLERQLAALEAAGYTGWVGLEYKPATTSAESFDWLPRERRSAATATR
- a CDS encoding PucR family transcriptional regulator, which produces MLLAELLETPSLGLRLLHAPEGSLERPVGRTITIDLLEPGRYLNGGELVLTGLVWRRQPDDSETFVSSIADGGATCLLAGAALLGAVPDDLVEACRRHQVALVEVPGDVAFADVTEYVAAAGAAGESARMSASLARQRQLLSAIASGRSLDELAARVASEIGHACRVLTASGRHVVPGPGELDPETVDALTRRFLTADLLPAVAEVGDRSYSLFPVGSGLADRVTGWTVVVEGDHTTWPREDLDMVHEFGAITALDRSRRDEGFRVRRPLAAATLAHLEAGATPAEIAAGLRQSGIDPKRPLVLAVAELGPGGPPDAVAAVLEDVALGLGPSVVASARDGCAVAFLPARPDLTDQLRRSLTRLGPALVRGSLSVGLSGESGIEALAGALEEARFAHRVARSGGGAVALSSSEEVTSHVLLLATVPDDIRRTYAQRVLGPVLEHDQRTGSDLVPTLERFLTYAGSWTRTAESLHLHVNSVRYRISRVEELTGRDLTTMEDRVDVFLALRSL
- the uraD gene encoding 2-oxo-4-hydroxy-4-carboxy-5-ureidoimidazoline decarboxylase, which encodes MNARAVLRSIRPQKKDGGRPIHPVDEVLPAGKLAVYGLQHVLAFYAGAVIVPILLANSIGLSQQELIHLINADLFTCGIASIIQSVGFWKVGVRLPLLQGVTFTAVSPMIAIGMAAGGGTDGLLVIYGAVIVAGLATFFIAPYFSRLIRFFPPVVTGSVITIIGIALLPVAAADATGGAGPTSDPTSGRNLAYALGTLALIVVIQRVFKGFMATVAVLVGLVVGTLVAWALGDAHFDAVAGSDWVGVTTPFHFGWPQFSAAAIVSMIVVMLITAVETTGDVFATGEIVEKRIGRTDIARALRADGLATTIGGVFNSFPYTCFAENVGLVRLTRVKSRWVVAAAGLIMVLIGLLPKVGAIVAGIPHPVLGGAALAMFATVAVVGFQTLSKVDFHDHRNVVIVATSVGLAMYVTAQPEVAQAVPGWAEIIFGSGITLGSLTAILLNILFHHVGPDYGPAVAGQPGEGVRLDQVNQMGRTEFVETFDGLFQGPRWMVERAWEQRPFTDTHALRRAFQDALFSGSAEEQRELIEAYPELGSKLVSEGMVGEESLRDQSSRGLTHLAEPDQEALTSLTEAYHERFGFPLVISVRDSDSLDRILAEGRERLGNCERQEHAAALIEIAKIAGHRFDDFLRDANPIHSARTRNPIRSQR